The Caulobacter sp. 73W region CTGGTTGTTGATGACGAGGCCGATATCCGCGAACTCGTCGCGGGCATCCTGTCCGACGAAGGTTACGCCGTGCGCACGGCGGCCGATTCCGAGGCCGCCCTGGCCGCGATCCGAGCGCGCAAGCCCAACGTCCTGGTGCTCGACATCTGGATGCAGGGCGGCGGCATGGACGGGCTGGAGCTGCTCGACCTGATCAAGACCCTGGACCAGGACCTGCCGGTCATCATGATCAGCGGCCACGGCAACATCGAAACCGCCGTCAGCGCCATCAAGCGCGGCGCCTACGAGTTCCTCGAAAAGCCGTTCAAGTCCGACCGCCTCATCTTGGTGGTGGAGCGGGCGCTCGAAGCCGCCAACCTGCGCCGCGAGAACCGCCGACTGCGGGCCCAATCGCTGACGCCGGACGGCCTGATCGGCAAGTCGGCCGCCGCCCAGTCCCTGCGCCAGTTGATCACCAAGGTGGCGCCCGCCAACAGCCGTATCCTGATCTCGGGTCCCTCGGGCGCGGGCAAGGAGCTGGCCGCGCGCCTGATCCACGAGAACAGTCCGCGTTCGCGCAGCGAGTTCGTCGCCCTCAGCGCCGCCGGCATGGCGCCGGAGCGCATGGACATCGAATTGTTCGGCGAGGAAGGCGAGGGCGGCCGTCCGCGCAAGATCGGCGTGTTCGAGCGCGCTCACGGCGGCACCCTGTTCCTGGACGAAGTGGCCGACATGCCGCGCGAG contains the following coding sequences:
- a CDS encoding sigma-54-dependent transcriptional regulator, which gives rise to MSADVLVVDDEADIRELVAGILSDEGYAVRTAADSEAALAAIRARKPNVLVLDIWMQGGGMDGLELLDLIKTLDQDLPVIMISGHGNIETAVSAIKRGAYEFLEKPFKSDRLILVVERALEAANLRRENRRLRAQSLTPDGLIGKSAAAQSLRQLITKVAPANSRILISGPSGAGKELAARLIHENSPRSRSEFVALSAAGMAPERMDIELFGEEGEGGRPRKIGVFERAHGGTLFLDEVADMPRETQSRILRVLVEQRFRRVGGDSDVQVDVRVVSSSSRDLRAEIEAGHFREDLFHRLNVVPVRVPGLSERREDIPELVTFFIEKISEATGMPKRRLGDDAMATLQVHDWPGNVRQLRNNVERMLILASGDPAEPITAEMLPTEVATGAQAGAIGAERIIALPLREARELFEREYLNAQIMRFGGNISRTAAFIGMERSALHRKLKSLGVAGSRAGEDEED